AGGCGGAAGACGTTTCCCCGGATGCGGCAAGCGGCCTTGGCCGTGCGGCATCGGGAGCTACGTTCTGCCCTGCGCGTTGCGCGGATGTGATGGGAATCATCATCCATGGATAGTGCGCGAGCGTACAAATCATTTATATTGAGACTCCCATTAGTCAGGCTAATAGGAAGGACATGCTCTCCGCCTCCTTGCTGACGTGGCTGCGCGCGTTCGACGCCGCCGCGCGACACAACAGCTTCACGCTCGCGGCGGAAGAACTCCACGTTACGCAAGGGGCGATCAGCCAGCAGGTCAGGCACCTGGAGGATTGGCTGGGCACGCCGCTGTTCCAGCGCGGCCGGCGGCAATTGAGCCTGCTGCCGCCAGGCGTGCGGCTCAAGCTGGCGGTCAAGGAGTCCTTCCACATCCTCGAGCAGACGGTGACGTCGCTGCGGCCGCCGGCGCGCCAGCCCGTGCTGCGCCTGAACTGCTCGCCCTCGTTCGCGATGCAATGGATCACGCCGCGCATCGGCGACGTGCTGGCCGACAATCCGGACCTGTCCTTGCGCGTCTACGGCGAGTTCCATGCGTTGAACCGCAGCCGCATGACCCAGGAGCACATCGAGGCGGCCGTGCGCTTCGACCTGGGCGGCTATGAGGACGTGCACGCGGTGTCGTTTCTCGACGAGTGGCTGCTGCCCGTGGCCTCGCCCGCGTTCCTGGCCGGCCATCCGGAGATCCGCGCGCCGCAGGATATTCCCGTGGCCCTCATGCTGCACGACGAGCTGCCCTGGGACAGCGCGGGCGATCACGAGGAATGGAATCGATGGCTGACGCTGGCCGGCGCGCCGGTGCCCCGCGTGCACACCGGCCAGCACTTCAATCTTTCGTTATTGGCGGTCAATGCCGCGATCAGCGGGCAGGGCATCGCCATGGGCCGCATGGGGATCGTGATGGACGCCTTGACGACCGGGCGCCTCGCGCCCGTCTTGCCGCTGGCGGTGGCCT
This genomic interval from Bordetella genomosp. 10 contains the following:
- a CDS encoding LysR family transcriptional regulator, which gives rise to MLSASLLTWLRAFDAAARHNSFTLAAEELHVTQGAISQQVRHLEDWLGTPLFQRGRRQLSLLPPGVRLKLAVKESFHILEQTVTSLRPPARQPVLRLNCSPSFAMQWITPRIGDVLADNPDLSLRVYGEFHALNRSRMTQEHIEAAVRFDLGGYEDVHAVSFLDEWLLPVASPAFLAGHPEIRAPQDIPVALMLHDELPWDSAGDHEEWNRWLTLAGAPVPRVHTGQHFNLSLLAVNAAISGQGIAMGRMGIVMDALTTGRLAPVLPLAVASEASYRYVCMDIDNPRVIAVAHWLRQESLRFRRQRQEWFRRNKVAQRRAGAKGRLRRAAETPAARRA